One Terriglobales bacterium DNA segment encodes these proteins:
- a CDS encoding SulP family inorganic anion transporter, which yields MKLNFSEWLPKSVLLLRKYTAKQFLSDLVAGITVGLVALPLAMAFAIASGVPPQAGLYCAIVAGFLISALGGSKTQIGGPTGAFVVVVFGIVAKYGIDSLYMCTLMAGILLVVLGITGLGTAVKFIPRPVVVGFTNGIAVIIASTQVKDFFGLKIDKVPGEFWGRVEVLVKNFHTLQPAETALACIALTVIILFSRYVKRVPGYIVALFLGTTLVWLFKLPVETIGTRFGGIPSGLPHLVIPHFHINLLRPLISPAITVAMLGAIESLMSAVVSDRMSGDKHNPNVELIGQGIANIFSPLVGGLPATGAIARTATNIRSGAKTPVSGMIHALTLLAIVLFATPMAKFIPLSVLAAILFVVSYNMGEWREIPELLKLSRLDIGTWLLTFALTVFADLTVAVEAGMIMAALVYIRKVTTTTSISQVTSDYVERGRAHILQDKLIPPYVAVFRIHGPFLFGATEKLDEIANKISELPPVVILRLRNMTAIDATGLQALEHFADMVKASGRGLILCGAPSQPAHLMKQSDFEEHVGSQNICANVAEALERAKIVYEEIRPTAPSAEQWGRRSEDAPVTAK from the coding sequence ATGAAGTTGAATTTTAGCGAGTGGTTGCCAAAATCTGTTTTGCTGTTGCGGAAATATACCGCAAAACAGTTCCTGTCTGACTTGGTTGCCGGAATCACGGTAGGGCTGGTTGCTCTGCCGCTGGCCATGGCGTTCGCTATCGCTTCTGGTGTGCCGCCGCAGGCAGGCCTCTATTGTGCCATCGTGGCTGGCTTCTTAATCTCCGCATTGGGCGGCTCGAAAACGCAGATCGGCGGTCCCACAGGCGCCTTTGTCGTAGTTGTCTTCGGGATTGTGGCCAAGTACGGCATTGACAGCCTCTACATGTGCACGCTGATGGCCGGGATTTTGCTGGTCGTGCTGGGAATCACCGGGTTAGGCACCGCAGTCAAATTTATTCCACGTCCGGTGGTGGTTGGATTCACCAACGGCATCGCAGTCATTATTGCCAGCACACAAGTCAAAGATTTCTTTGGATTGAAAATCGACAAAGTCCCCGGAGAATTTTGGGGGCGAGTTGAAGTTTTAGTCAAAAACTTCCACACGCTGCAGCCTGCCGAGACGGCGCTGGCGTGCATTGCGCTTACTGTTATTATCCTTTTCAGCCGTTACGTCAAACGTGTTCCTGGATACATCGTCGCTCTCTTTCTGGGGACAACATTAGTATGGCTGTTCAAATTACCCGTGGAAACGATTGGAACGCGCTTCGGTGGAATTCCCTCGGGCCTGCCTCATCTGGTGATTCCCCACTTCCATATCAATCTGCTGCGGCCGCTGATTTCTCCTGCTATCACGGTTGCGATGCTGGGTGCTATTGAATCTCTGATGTCTGCCGTGGTGTCGGACCGCATGAGCGGCGATAAACATAACCCAAACGTTGAGCTTATCGGACAAGGAATAGCCAATATCTTTTCACCGCTTGTTGGAGGTCTGCCGGCCACAGGCGCTATCGCCCGAACAGCCACAAATATCCGCTCAGGCGCCAAGACCCCGGTCTCAGGAATGATTCACGCTTTGACCTTGCTGGCCATCGTTCTTTTTGCGACTCCTATGGCCAAGTTCATTCCGCTCTCGGTCCTGGCAGCAATCTTATTTGTGGTGTCGTACAACATGGGCGAGTGGCGCGAAATCCCTGAGCTGCTCAAGCTTTCGCGCCTGGATATCGGCACATGGCTGCTCACGTTTGCCCTGACCGTGTTTGCCGATTTAACGGTCGCCGTGGAAGCCGGCATGATTATGGCCGCGCTGGTCTACATAAGAAAGGTCACCACCACGACCAGCATTTCCCAGGTTACCTCGGATTACGTTGAGCGGGGGCGCGCTCATATCCTGCAAGACAAACTTATTCCTCCTTACGTGGCGGTGTTTCGAATCCATGGACCATTTCTGTTTGGGGCAACAGAAAAACTTGATGAGATTGCCAACAAGATTTCTGAGCTGCCGCCGGTGGTCATTTTGCGATTAAGGAACATGACAGCTATTGACGCGACCGGCCTGCAGGCGCTGGAACACTTTGCCGACATGGTGAAGGCATCAGGCCGCGGATTGATCCTTTGTGGTGCCCCCAGCCAGCCCGCCCACCTGATGAAGCAATCCGATTTCGAGGAACATGTAGGAAGCCAAAACATCTGCGCCAACGTTGCCGAAGCTCTGGAGAGGGCCAAGATTGTGTATGAAGAGATACGCCCCACTGCGCCCTCGGCTGAACAGTGGGGTAGAAGATCCGAAGACGCACCAGTAACAGCGAAATAG